The Prunus persica cultivar Lovell chromosome G7, Prunus_persica_NCBIv2, whole genome shotgun sequence genome has a segment encoding these proteins:
- the LOC18769571 gene encoding WW domain-binding protein 4, with protein sequence MEDSQNEPLPPGVQSLQPHQGFFYPHMMSSQAQYSNFTTTAPQSFHQTLTHPHDGSSQNADITQEANSSIHNASDIHLVNEKHNLAHSHGALPAPTRSSRLHVENASEIETAAQNVVLHEQEISTQNIIRSQREARGVDESSKDNVDVFSERLDPSALKEHLLKMTMEHRAQMASKRGKSTLTGEGNIEIGNGYGVPGGGAYYGAPGPNVTTPRNLGVGNSEMGQKNFESDNEQKSPAKELPEYLKQKLRNRGILKDDSSKSNLKLKSSSTQQTEYGKLPPGWVEAKDPASGVLYYYNEVSGKSQWEKPAETSSVTPLPSPVSLPKDWVEALDETTGHKYYYNTKTHVSQWKHPNSSEQVALASQHFDSLASRNPANVYWDGQSAEVQAEKDESSKTKRCTGCGGWGLDLVQMWGYCNHCTRVLHLPQSQYLMTSMHNNHQTPDPVDIKRESDRKVPTQRSNWKPPMGKGNKKESKKRSYSEDEELDPMDPSSYSDAPRGGWVVGLKGVQPRAADTTATGPLFQQRPYPSPGAVLRKNAEVASQTKKSSSHFAPISKRGDGSDGLGDAD encoded by the exons ATGGAGGATTCTCAAAATGAGCCACTGCCTCCAGGCGTTCAGTCGTTGCAACCTCATCAAGGCTTCTTCTACCCTCATATGATGAGTTCACAAGCCCAGTATAGTAATTTCACTACAACTGCTCCTCAATCTTTCCACCAAACACTTACACACCCGCATGATGGCTCATCACAGAATGCTGATATCACTCAAGAAGCTAACTCATCAATTCATAATGCATCTGATATTCATCTTGTCAATGAAAAGCACAACCTCGCACATTCTCATGGTGCTCTCCCTGCACCCACCAGAAGCTCCAGACTACATGTTGAAAATGCTAGCGAAATTGAAACTGCTGCGCAAAATGTGGTGTTGCATGAACAA GAAATTTCTACCCAAAATATCATACGTAGTCaaag aGAAGCAAGAGGTGTGGATGAGTCTTCTAAGGATAATGTAGATGTCTTCTCGGAACGCCTTGATCCCAGCGCTCTAAAG GAGCATCTACTGAAGATGACCATGGAACATCGAGCTCAAATGGCTTCAAAACGTGGGAAGTCTACCCTTACTGGAGAAG GTAACATAGAAATCGGTAATGGCTATGGTGTACCAGGAGGAGGTGCTTATTATGGTGCTCCAGGACCTAATGTTACTACACCTA GAAATCTGGGAGTTGGAAATAGTGAGATGGGTCAGAAGAATTTTGAGTCTGACAATGAACAGAAGTCTCCAGCTAAAGAATTGCCAGAGTATCTTAAGCAAAAGTTGAGAAATAGGGGTATTCTTAAAGACGACTCAAGCAAAAGCAATCTT AAGTTGAAAAGTAGTTCAACTCAACAGACGGAATATGGGAAATTGCCTCCTGGATGG GTGGAGGCAAAAGACCCTGCAAGTGGTGTGTTGTATTATTACAATGAGGTCAGTGGCAAGAGTCAATGGGAAAAGCCTGCTGAGACATCTTCTGTTACACCACTTCCATCACCTGTATCTCTTCCAAAAGATTGGGTGGAGGCTTTGGATGAAACAACAG GTCACAAGTATTACTACAATACAAAGACACATGTATCACAATGGAAACACCCTAACTCATCAGAGCAGGTTGCACTTGCATCTCAACATTTTGACAGCTTGGCTTCTAGAAATCCTGCTAATGTTTATTGGGATGGCCAATCAGCCGAGGTACAAGCAGAGAAGGATGAATcatccaaaacaaagagaTGCACGGGTTGCGGTGGATGGGGACTAGACCTTGTTCAGATGTGGGGTTACTGCAATCATTGCACAAG AGTTCTTCATCTTCCACAAAGCCAGTACTTGATGACTAGTATGCATAATAATCACCAGACCCCAGATCCTGTAGATATCAAAAGAGAATCCGACAGAAAGGTCCCCACACAGAG GTCCAATTGGAAACCTCCAATGGGAAAgggaaataaaaaggaaagtaaGAAACGTTCTTACTCTGAGGATGAGGAATTGGATCCTATGGACCCCAGCTCATATTCAGATGCTCCCCGTGGTGGCTG GGTTGTAGGCCTTAAAGGAGTGCAGCCACGAGCTGCTGATACCACTGCCACA GGTCCTCTCTTCCAACAGCGTCCTTACCCATCACCAGGTGCCGTTTTGAGAAAGAATGCTGAAGTTGCTTCACAGACCAAGAAATCAAGCTCACATTTTGCACCTATATCCAAAAGAGGTGACGGGAGTGATGGACTTGGTGATGCAGACTGA
- the LOC18771900 gene encoding probable aquaporin SIP2-1, protein MGRIGLLVSDFTMSFMWVWSGVLIKMYVYNNLGFGHEPTGEIIKSTLSIVNMFFFALLGKITNGGTYNPLTVFAAAITGDFTRFLFTVAARIPAQVIGSIAGVKLIIQLFPEVGLGPRLNVDIHRGALTEGLLTFAIVTISLGLARNIPGSFFMKTWISSVSKLTLHILGSDLTGGCMNPASVMGWAYARGTHVTKEHILVYWLAPIEATLLAIWTFRVLVPQLKEEKVDKKAKSE, encoded by the exons ATGGGGAGGATTGGTTTGCTTGTATCAGATTTCACAATGTCATTCATGTGGGTTTGGTCAGGGGTCTTGATTAAGATGTATGTTTACAACAATCTGGGGTTTGGCCATGAACCCACCGGTGAAATTATCAAATCCACTCTGTCGATTGTAAACATGTTCTTCTTTGCCTTGCTGGGAAAGATTACCAATGGTGGCACTTACAATCCTCTCACCGTTTTTGCTGCCGCAATCACTGGGGATTTCACCCGCTTCCTTTTCACTGTTGCTGCAAGAATCCCTGCTCAG GTTATTGGCTCTATTGCTGGGGTCAAGCTCATAATTCAGCTCTTTCCTGAAGTAGGTCTTGGGCCACGTCTGAATGTTGATATCCATCGAGGTGCACTTACAGAAGGATTGCTAACATTTGCAATTGTTACTATCTCACTTGGGCTTGCCAGAAACATCCCAGGGAGTTTCTTCATGAAGACATGGATCTCAAGTGTTTCTAAGTTAACTCTTCATATTCTTGGCTCTGATCTGACCGGTGGTTGCATGAACCCAGCCTCT GTGATGGGATGGGCTTATGCTCGTGGCACCCACGTAACGAAGGAGCATATACTTGTCTACTGGCTTGCCCCGATTGAGGCGACTCTACTGGCCATATGGACATTTAGGGTGCTAGTTCCACAACTAAAAGAGGAAAAGGTAGACAAGAAGGCTAAATCAGAATGA